A single region of the Syntrophotaleaceae bacterium genome encodes:
- a CDS encoding KamA family radical SAM protein, translating into MNQTRFLTRLTQIDALQNLPARERQKMLQVEERYAFRSNAYYNALIDWDDPKDPIRRIVIPDQDELQQWGHLDASGEHKYAKVPGLEHKYGDTALLLVSDVCGAFCRFCFRKRLFLSGNKEVSRDVSQGLAYIRKHPEINNVLLTGGDPLLLSTPKLSEIIRQLRGIEHVRIIRIGSKMPAFNPYRFLDDPELLDMLRTYSLPERRIYLMAHFNHPRELTREAVRALTLVQKSGVCVMNQTPLIRGVNDDPEILSELFNRLSYMGVAPYYVFQCRPTKGNAAYTVPVEEGYGIFAAAISNCSGLARRCRYAMSHATGKVEVVGLTEEQVFFRYHRPADPDQSPGEVIACERNPEGYWLDDYPENQSDRACA; encoded by the coding sequence ATGAATCAGACCCGATTTTTGACCAGACTGACCCAGATCGATGCGTTGCAGAATTTGCCGGCCAGGGAGCGGCAGAAAATGCTTCAGGTGGAAGAGCGCTATGCCTTCCGCAGCAACGCCTACTACAACGCCCTGATCGACTGGGATGACCCTAAGGATCCAATCCGGCGGATTGTCATCCCTGATCAGGACGAACTGCAGCAGTGGGGCCACCTGGATGCCTCGGGGGAACACAAGTACGCCAAGGTTCCCGGCCTGGAGCATAAGTACGGGGATACTGCCCTGCTGCTGGTCAGTGATGTCTGCGGGGCTTTTTGCCGCTTCTGCTTCCGGAAGAGGTTGTTCCTCTCTGGGAACAAAGAGGTGTCGCGGGATGTTTCTCAAGGCCTGGCCTACATACGCAAACACCCGGAGATCAATAATGTTCTGTTGACCGGAGGCGATCCGCTCCTGCTTTCGACGCCGAAGCTGAGCGAAATCATTCGCCAGCTGCGGGGAATCGAGCATGTCCGGATCATTCGCATCGGCAGCAAAATGCCGGCCTTCAATCCTTACCGCTTCCTGGATGATCCGGAACTGCTGGACATGCTTCGGACCTACAGCCTGCCAGAGCGTAGAATCTACCTCATGGCCCATTTCAACCATCCCCGTGAATTGACTCGGGAGGCGGTTCGCGCCCTGACCCTCGTTCAGAAATCCGGGGTCTGTGTCATGAATCAGACGCCCTTGATCCGCGGTGTCAACGACGATCCGGAGATCCTGAGTGAACTTTTCAACCGGCTCTCCTACATGGGCGTCGCCCCCTACTATGTATTCCAGTGCCGGCCCACCAAGGGCAATGCCGCCTACACAGTGCCGGTAGAGGAGGGATACGGAATCTTCGCGGCTGCTATCAGCAACTGTTCGGGACTGGCGCGGCGCTGCCGTTATGCCATGTCTCATGCGACCGGAAAAGTGGAGGTCGTCGGCCTGACCGAGGAGCAGGTCTTTTTCCGCTACCATCGTCCTGCCGATCCGGACCAGAGTCCGGGCGAGGTCATCGCCTGCGAACGCAATCCGGAAGGCTACTGGCTCGACGACTATCCGGAAAACCAGTCTGACCGGGCCTGTGCCTGA
- the secF gene encoding protein translocase subunit SecF, translating into MQIIRPDINIDFVGKNRMAILLSVIIILAGIISLIIKGGPAYGIDFAGGTLIQIQLAKPAESADIREALKDLPLGSFTVQQFGDDTNEFLIRAKEASELQQISKQVSMSLENRFGEGQVEIRRSETVGSLVGKELRQKGLMALLYAMAGTLIYISWRFEFRFAVGAVIALIHDVVITLGFFSFFDKEIDLTIIAAFLTIIGYSLNDTIVIYDRIRENRGNVPGEEFAATVNRSLNETLSRTILTSGTTLLVVVALFIFGGTVINNFAFALLVGIIAGTYSSIFVASAVVLYWEQHRPRKVQTKLPPQGI; encoded by the coding sequence GTGCAAATTATCAGACCTGATATTAATATCGACTTCGTCGGCAAAAACCGGATGGCCATCCTTCTTTCTGTCATTATTATCCTCGCCGGGATCATTTCCCTTATCATCAAGGGAGGCCCCGCATACGGCATCGACTTCGCCGGAGGAACCTTGATCCAGATTCAGCTGGCCAAACCGGCTGAGTCTGCGGACATCCGGGAAGCCCTGAAAGATCTGCCCCTGGGTTCCTTCACCGTCCAACAGTTCGGCGACGACACGAACGAATTCCTGATCCGGGCAAAGGAAGCCAGCGAATTGCAGCAGATTTCAAAACAGGTCAGCATGTCGCTGGAGAATCGATTCGGAGAGGGACAGGTCGAGATTCGCCGCAGTGAAACGGTGGGCTCTCTGGTCGGAAAAGAACTGCGGCAGAAGGGACTGATGGCGCTCCTCTACGCCATGGCCGGTACGTTGATCTATATTTCCTGGCGATTCGAGTTTCGCTTCGCTGTCGGGGCGGTGATTGCCCTGATCCACGATGTCGTGATCACTCTGGGCTTCTTCTCTTTTTTCGACAAGGAGATCGATCTGACGATTATTGCCGCTTTCCTGACGATCATCGGCTATTCCCTTAACGACACGATCGTCATCTACGACCGCATCCGGGAAAATCGCGGCAATGTCCCCGGTGAAGAATTCGCCGCCACTGTCAACCGCAGTCTGAACGAGACCCTTTCACGAACCATCCTGACCTCGGGAACCACTCTCCTCGTCGTCGTCGCCCTTTTCATTTTTGGCGGGACGGTCATCAACAACTTTGCCTTTGCCCTGCTGGTGGGGATTATCGCCGGAACCTATTCCAGCATTTTTGTTGCAAGCGCCGTGGTCCTCTACTGGGAGCAGCATCGCCCGCGGAAAGTGCAGACGAAATTGCCGCCACAGGGTATCTGA
- a CDS encoding YbaN family protein, translated as MKEPLRVFLIIVGTLCVALSVLGMFLPALPTTPFLLLAASCYARSSEKFYQWLITNRWFGEYIRNYREGRGMPLKQKVITIVLLWLTIGSTARWAISQWWMRSILLGIAVGVTVFLVKVKTYRPQAKPDPSPSEDDPPSGGFE; from the coding sequence TTGAAAGAACCTCTAAGAGTTTTTCTGATCATCGTGGGTACGCTCTGTGTGGCATTAAGTGTACTGGGTATGTTCCTGCCAGCCTTGCCCACCACGCCCTTTCTGCTTTTGGCCGCCAGCTGCTATGCTCGCAGTTCGGAAAAATTTTACCAATGGCTCATAACCAATCGCTGGTTTGGGGAGTATATCAGGAATTACCGAGAAGGCAGAGGCATGCCACTAAAGCAAAAAGTCATCACCATCGTGCTGTTATGGCTGACAATCGGCTCTACAGCGCGGTGGGCGATTTCGCAATGGTGGATGCGGAGCATTCTGCTTGGTATTGCCGTCGGCGTTACGGTGTTTCTTGTCAAGGTCAAGACCTACAGGCCGCAGGCAAAGCCAGATCCGTCGCCCAGCGAAGATGACCCTCCCTCAGGGGGATTTGAGTAA
- a CDS encoding biopolymer transporter ExbD — translation MDIPVRSKNNELNLTPLIDIVFLLLVFFLLTTHFIEEDGIGVRLPSASSVTTRDRNEVAVAITRDGDLFVGGERLRLEGLAAKLRTVIRDDTTVIIRGDRDVNLQLAVSVMEMAKKAGAERLVVATLQEGG, via the coding sequence ATGGACATCCCCGTTCGCAGCAAAAATAACGAATTGAATCTCACCCCGCTGATCGACATCGTTTTCCTGCTGCTGGTTTTCTTCCTGCTGACCACGCATTTCATTGAAGAGGACGGTATCGGGGTCCGACTGCCTTCGGCATCGAGCGTGACCACCCGGGACCGCAACGAGGTGGCGGTGGCCATTACCCGCGATGGGGACCTGTTTGTCGGAGGGGAGCGTCTGCGGTTGGAGGGATTGGCTGCCAAGTTGCGCACGGTGATCAGGGACGACACGACGGTGATCATTCGCGGCGATCGGGATGTCAACCTGCAACTGGCTGTTTCCGTAATGGAAATGGCCAAAAAAGCAGGTGCCGAACGGCTGGTGGTGGCCACTTTGCAGGAAGGTGGTTGA
- a CDS encoding CDP-alcohol phosphatidyltransferase family protein, whose product MNPYNSIMLEIALPVLFLLTVERLAVILLLRTPRQIDWVRRHAWLHPNAISRARYPMGFIAVLLLHLGYPRLCFLFFTFWMITDITDGDIARKCGLHTEEGETIDPFSDKLMYAPMLVYLSWRGWLAPALVGLFLTFDIIGQVSRRFINIKAANLFGKAKTFLVVVLLIVVGLEWIYGPLPLLGRTILPLLSICTGLAFCSTAFKLIPNYWYANILSLMNLVCGLGGCWVVLAGGPPVYALGLVFFGQFLDLFDGRAAERWGSTPRGEIFDDVADGTSFGLTVGLIVVVSFSSLWAGVCLGAVYVAAVIYRLVRFVVEKRRQGVVGGVTTFSGMPSPAGALLAGTTCILIPNEIARAILIVATSLLMVSRVPYAHFGRAILPHIPKIVRVLALGAFLFLLALGVRRDQYTVPLLIAFAAAAAYLVSPLFSMFTGKPGNQA is encoded by the coding sequence ATGAACCCCTACAATTCCATCATGCTGGAAATCGCTCTCCCTGTACTCTTTCTGCTGACCGTCGAGCGCCTGGCGGTGATTCTGCTGTTGCGCACCCCGCGGCAGATCGACTGGGTGCGGCGCCACGCCTGGCTGCACCCCAATGCCATCAGCCGGGCCCGCTATCCGATGGGTTTCATAGCAGTGCTGCTGCTGCACCTGGGCTATCCCCGGCTCTGCTTCCTGTTTTTCACCTTCTGGATGATCACCGACATTACCGACGGCGACATTGCCCGCAAGTGCGGACTTCATACCGAAGAAGGGGAGACCATCGACCCGTTTTCCGACAAACTGATGTACGCGCCGATGCTGGTCTACCTTTCCTGGAGAGGCTGGCTCGCCCCGGCCCTGGTCGGTCTGTTTCTGACCTTCGATATCATCGGCCAGGTGTCCCGGCGCTTTATCAACATCAAGGCAGCCAACCTGTTCGGCAAGGCCAAGACCTTTCTGGTGGTGGTACTGCTGATCGTGGTCGGCCTGGAATGGATCTACGGACCGCTGCCCCTGCTGGGCCGCACCATTCTGCCTCTGCTCAGCATATGCACCGGTCTCGCCTTCTGCTCCACCGCCTTCAAGCTCATACCCAACTACTGGTATGCCAACATTCTCAGTCTCATGAATCTGGTCTGTGGCCTGGGCGGCTGCTGGGTGGTGCTGGCCGGAGGTCCTCCGGTCTATGCCCTCGGTCTGGTTTTTTTCGGCCAGTTTCTCGATCTCTTCGACGGTCGGGCCGCTGAGCGGTGGGGGTCCACTCCCCGGGGGGAGATTTTTGACGATGTCGCCGACGGTACCAGTTTCGGCCTGACCGTGGGACTGATCGTGGTTGTTTCCTTTTCCTCTCTCTGGGCAGGAGTGTGCCTCGGTGCTGTCTACGTCGCGGCGGTCATCTATCGGCTGGTCCGGTTCGTGGTTGAAAAGCGCCGCCAGGGGGTTGTCGGCGGCGTGACCACCTTTTCCGGCATGCCTTCCCCCGCGGGAGCATTGCTGGCGGGAACCACCTGCATTCTCATCCCCAACGAAATTGCCCGGGCCATCCTCATCGTGGCGACCTCCCTGCTCATGGTTTCAAGGGTACCCTATGCTCATTTCGGCCGTGCCATTTTGCCCCACATTCCGAAAATCGTGCGGGTCCTGGCTTTAGGAGCTTTCCTGTTCCTTCTGGCCCTCGGGGTGCGGCGGGACCAGTACACCGTGCCCCTGCTCATCGCTTTTGCCGCTGCCGCGGCTTACCTGGTTTCTCCCCTTTTCAGCATGTTTACCGGAAAACCCGGGAACCAGGCCTGA
- a CDS encoding uridylate kinase: MKKRHELKSKLQGETLVRKGLMKKHKNIQPMRLVPNLHVIKIGGHGTIDYGRGVVLPLMEEIGELSKTHQLLVVTGGGVRVRHILDIGIDLGMPTGVLAQLAGKISEQNAEMVALLLSPWGGSRVDGDDLLELPTLLRLGILPVIHGTPPYGLFEHPPGIGLIPPHRTDTGAFLMAEVLGAKSCILVKNVDGLFTENPEINPQAELIQEITAEELIAMDMEDMVFEQKVLHLLRDAHNLRELRIVNGHKPGNIEKALRGEKVGTTVRA; this comes from the coding sequence ATGAAGAAAAGACATGAACTGAAAAGCAAGCTGCAGGGTGAAACCCTGGTTCGCAAGGGTTTGATGAAAAAGCACAAAAACATTCAGCCGATGCGGCTGGTTCCCAATCTGCATGTGATCAAGATCGGCGGCCACGGGACCATCGACTATGGCCGCGGTGTCGTTCTGCCGCTGATGGAGGAGATCGGCGAACTGTCCAAGACTCACCAGTTGTTGGTGGTGACGGGAGGGGGCGTAAGAGTTCGACATATTCTCGATATCGGCATCGACCTCGGCATGCCGACCGGCGTTCTCGCCCAGTTGGCCGGGAAAATCAGTGAGCAGAATGCCGAAATGGTAGCCCTTCTGCTCAGCCCGTGGGGAGGATCCAGGGTGGACGGGGACGATCTGCTCGAACTGCCCACACTCCTTCGTCTCGGCATTTTGCCGGTCATACATGGCACTCCTCCCTACGGCCTGTTCGAACATCCCCCCGGGATCGGCCTGATACCGCCCCATCGCACAGATACGGGGGCCTTTCTCATGGCCGAGGTGCTGGGAGCCAAAAGCTGCATCCTGGTCAAGAATGTCGACGGCCTTTTCACCGAAAATCCGGAGATCAATCCGCAAGCCGAATTGATCCAGGAGATTACCGCCGAGGAACTTATCGCCATGGACATGGAGGATATGGTCTTCGAGCAGAAGGTCCTCCACCTGCTGCGCGATGCCCACAACCTCAGAGAACTGCGCATCGTCAATGGGCACAAGCCCGGCAATATCGAAAAGGCGCTGCGGGGTGAAAAGGTCGGCACCACGGTGAGGGCCTGA
- a CDS encoding ATP-binding protein, translated as MRDKEEDFSEDLKRELEQLRGADERARRELSLLHGIIRIFREIPACESEDEVARLGLRIAEEISGSAIGFIGELNPEGRFDTTTLSEAGWEACGVPRSEAAEMLRNMPNRGFLRAGIETGESWIVNNPDAHPASVTRPSGHPRITSFLGVPLRFMGGITGMIGLANKQGGYSPTDQEDIETLSVAFSEALNRLRAEKKIRELNRELQRHLRQTEVANKELEAFSYSVSHDLRAPLRHITGFVQLLHNRDLTALDEKSRHYLDVISESAERMGVLIDDLLSFSRMGRAEMMQISVDLDRMTREIIAELEEETSDREIEWKIGDLPLVTGDKSMLRLVMENYVGNALKFTRHRPVAKIEIGGDADPQMFRVYVRDNGVGFNMKYRDKLFGLFQRLHGPEEFEGTGVGLANVRRIINRHHGETWAEGEEEKGATFWFSLPRTEDH; from the coding sequence ATGCGGGACAAAGAGGAAGATTTCTCAGAGGATCTGAAACGGGAACTGGAGCAGCTCCGGGGGGCTGACGAGCGGGCCCGGAGGGAGCTTTCCCTTCTGCACGGCATCATTCGTATTTTCCGGGAAATACCGGCCTGCGAAAGCGAAGATGAGGTGGCTCGGCTCGGGCTCAGGATTGCCGAGGAGATATCGGGGAGCGCCATCGGCTTTATCGGCGAACTGAACCCCGAGGGGCGCTTCGACACCACGACCCTGAGCGAAGCCGGCTGGGAGGCCTGCGGGGTTCCTCGAAGCGAGGCCGCTGAAATGCTCCGGAACATGCCGAACCGCGGTTTCCTCCGGGCAGGCATAGAAACAGGGGAATCCTGGATCGTCAACAATCCGGACGCTCACCCCGCCTCAGTGACCAGGCCGTCGGGGCATCCAAGGATCACCAGCTTCCTCGGCGTTCCCCTGAGATTTATGGGTGGAATCACCGGCATGATCGGCCTGGCCAACAAGCAGGGGGGTTACTCCCCCACGGATCAGGAGGATATCGAAACCCTCTCCGTCGCTTTTTCCGAAGCGCTCAACCGTCTGCGGGCGGAGAAAAAGATCAGGGAACTGAACCGTGAACTGCAGCGGCATCTGCGCCAGACCGAAGTCGCCAACAAGGAGCTTGAAGCCTTCAGCTACTCGGTTTCCCATGACCTGCGAGCCCCCCTTCGTCATATCACCGGATTTGTTCAACTGCTCCACAACCGGGACCTCACGGCCCTGGATGAGAAGAGCCGGCACTACCTGGACGTGATTTCGGAATCGGCCGAAAGGATGGGGGTCCTGATCGACGATCTGCTCTCCTTTTCGAGAATGGGGCGGGCGGAGATGATGCAAATCTCCGTCGATCTGGACAGGATGACGAGGGAGATCATCGCCGAACTGGAGGAGGAAACCAGTGATCGGGAGATCGAATGGAAGATCGGTGACCTCCCGCTGGTAACAGGGGACAAATCGATGCTGCGCCTGGTCATGGAAAATTATGTCGGTAACGCCCTCAAATTCACCCGCCACCGCCCCGTGGCGAAAATCGAAATAGGGGGAGACGCGGATCCGCAGATGTTTCGCGTCTATGTGCGGGACAATGGTGTGGGTTTCAACATGAAGTACCGCGACAAGCTGTTCGGTCTCTTCCAACGCCTGCATGGCCCTGAAGAATTCGAGGGCACGGGAGTCGGTCTCGCCAACGTCCGGCGCATCATCAACCGGCACCACGGTGAAACCTGGGCTGAAGGGGAGGAAGAAAAAGGGGCCACTTTCTGGTTTTCCCTGCCTAGGACGGAGGACCATTGA
- a CDS encoding DUF1858 domain-containing protein: protein MARKVINGDMKVWDVIQQYPQTYGVFREFGCPDVHKGSFAVSAHFMKVRWAARAHRIDLDSLLRRLNEVIAEDNRSVSSALH from the coding sequence ATGGCAAGAAAAGTGATCAACGGCGATATGAAGGTGTGGGATGTGATCCAGCAATACCCGCAGACCTACGGAGTGTTTCGCGAATTCGGATGCCCCGATGTGCACAAGGGAAGTTTTGCTGTATCCGCCCATTTCATGAAGGTTCGATGGGCTGCCCGGGCCCATCGGATCGACCTTGACAGTCTCCTGAGAAGACTCAACGAGGTGATTGCAGAGGATAATCGCAGTGTATCTTCCGCCTTGCATTAA
- a CDS encoding SpoIIE family protein phosphatase yields MPARLHILHLEDDPLDAKLIEETLVAEGYDCEIRVVLSRADFISALENGPLDLILADYALPSFNGMDALELVRKSYPEFPFIFVSGRLGEEAAIESLKNGATDYVLKNRLSRLVPAIQRALHEAEEREERIKAEKALQESEKHRLQFELELRYAAEIQARLLPRTYPQIPGFDVAARCIPARQVGGDFFDWQEVCFGVWGFILGDVMGKGLAAAMLMATVRASLRSVAHNRPKKALELAEQALMSDLENAESFVTLFFGQLHAAARRLTYVDCGHGFTFLRRAGGKVETLSPRDLPLGVPGQKVFREGAAIMKAGDTLVLYSDGLIDARPELSLTSERLAGHLEGAADAREMVERLVALPGNEAPLPDDLTVLVVHCKK; encoded by the coding sequence ATGCCCGCACGTTTGCACATTCTTCACCTGGAAGATGACCCGCTCGACGCCAAACTGATCGAGGAAACCCTCGTCGCCGAGGGCTACGACTGCGAGATTCGGGTCGTACTCAGCCGTGCCGACTTCATCTCGGCGCTGGAAAATGGCCCCCTGGATCTGATTCTGGCGGATTACGCCCTGCCCAGCTTCAATGGCATGGATGCCCTGGAACTGGTGCGAAAGTCCTACCCCGAATTCCCCTTCATTTTTGTTTCCGGACGATTGGGAGAGGAAGCCGCGATCGAATCCCTCAAAAACGGCGCTACCGATTATGTTCTGAAAAACAGGCTATCCCGGCTGGTCCCGGCGATCCAGCGTGCCCTGCATGAAGCAGAAGAGCGGGAAGAACGGATTAAGGCTGAAAAGGCTTTGCAGGAGAGCGAAAAGCACCGGCTACAGTTTGAGTTGGAACTGCGCTATGCAGCCGAAATCCAGGCCAGGCTCCTGCCCCGCACCTATCCCCAGATCCCCGGTTTCGACGTCGCGGCCCGCTGCATTCCCGCCCGGCAGGTGGGAGGGGATTTTTTCGACTGGCAGGAGGTTTGTTTCGGCGTCTGGGGCTTCATTCTGGGTGATGTGATGGGGAAAGGATTGGCTGCCGCCATGCTCATGGCTACCGTCAGGGCCTCCCTTCGGTCCGTGGCTCACAACCGGCCGAAAAAAGCCCTGGAACTGGCCGAGCAGGCCCTGATGTCAGACCTGGAAAACGCGGAAAGTTTCGTCACCCTGTTTTTTGGCCAGTTGCATGCCGCCGCCCGGCGCCTGACCTATGTGGATTGCGGCCACGGCTTCACTTTTTTGCGACGGGCAGGCGGAAAGGTGGAAACCCTCTCCCCCCGGGATCTCCCCCTCGGGGTGCCCGGACAGAAGGTTTTCCGGGAAGGCGCGGCGATCATGAAAGCCGGCGATACACTGGTGCTTTACAGTGACGGCCTGATCGATGCCCGACCGGAATTGTCGTTGACCAGCGAACGCCTCGCCGGGCACCTGGAAGGGGCCGCCGACGCCAGGGAGATGGTGGAGCGCCTCGTTGCCCTGCCGGGCAACGAAGCCCCCCTGCCGGACGATCTCACCGTACTTGTCGTTCACTGCAAGAAATAG
- a CDS encoding MotA/TolQ/ExbB proton channel family protein — MQSMMAFLTKAGPIGVAIIGCSVIALFIIVERVWVFRQLRLKDPRLMHRVGKRAAEGNLAQAVALVQEEKHAVAQTISQMLARLENAKQISRADLEKVAGHAASREVRLMERFLPTLQLVANISPLLGLFGTVTGMIKAFQAIQSLGGKVNASVLAGGIWEAMLTTALGLGVAIPAMVAHNYLQGKVHAVVAEIKEESGTLLDALEQAGRLSVSGGTASACELKGASQEVG, encoded by the coding sequence ATGCAGAGTATGATGGCTTTTCTGACCAAGGCCGGGCCGATCGGGGTGGCCATAATCGGCTGCTCGGTCATCGCGCTGTTCATCATCGTCGAGCGGGTCTGGGTCTTCCGGCAGCTCCGCCTCAAGGACCCCCGTCTGATGCACCGTGTGGGCAAACGGGCCGCCGAGGGCAATCTGGCCCAGGCGGTCGCCCTGGTTCAGGAAGAGAAACATGCCGTGGCCCAGACCATCTCCCAGATGCTCGCCCGCCTGGAAAATGCAAAACAAATTTCCCGGGCCGATCTGGAAAAAGTGGCCGGGCATGCGGCATCTCGCGAGGTTCGGCTGATGGAGCGTTTTCTTCCCACCCTGCAACTGGTTGCCAATATTTCCCCCCTGCTCGGTTTGTTCGGAACGGTCACCGGCATGATCAAGGCCTTCCAGGCCATTCAAAGCCTGGGCGGAAAGGTCAATGCCTCGGTGCTGGCCGGCGGAATCTGGGAGGCGATGCTCACCACCGCTCTCGGGTTGGGCGTGGCCATACCGGCCATGGTGGCGCACAACTACCTGCAGGGCAAGGTGCATGCTGTGGTGGCTGAAATCAAGGAGGAATCGGGGACCCTTCTCGACGCTCTCGAGCAGGCCGGCCGCCTGTCCGTCTCCGGCGGGACCGCCTCGGCCTGCGAGCTGAAAGGCGCCAGTCAGGAGGTCGGCTGA
- a CDS encoding response regulator, whose amino-acid sequence MNVHLRRILLVEDNPHDAELTMEGLAEHHIANRVTWVKDGEEALDYLLARGKYAAAEPGNPAVILLDLKLPKVDGLEVLRTIKTDDVLKFIPVVVLTSSREEQDMVESYRLGVNAYVVKPVNFHNFIDAVKDLGAFWAIVNEPPPKKLRNTHT is encoded by the coding sequence ATGAATGTCCATTTGAGGCGGATTCTTCTGGTGGAAGACAACCCCCATGATGCCGAACTGACCATGGAAGGTCTGGCCGAACATCACATCGCCAACCGCGTCACCTGGGTGAAGGATGGAGAAGAGGCCCTGGACTACCTCCTGGCCCGCGGAAAATATGCCGCTGCCGAACCGGGCAACCCCGCAGTCATTCTTCTCGACCTCAAGCTCCCCAAGGTGGACGGTCTCGAGGTGCTGCGAACGATCAAAACCGACGACGTCCTCAAATTCATTCCGGTCGTGGTGCTCACCTCATCCCGCGAAGAGCAGGACATGGTCGAAAGCTACCGTTTGGGGGTGAACGCCTACGTGGTCAAACCGGTCAACTTCCACAACTTTATCGATGCCGTAAAGGACCTCGGGGCTTTCTGGGCGATCGTCAATGAACCGCCGCCGAAAAAATTGCGGAATACTCACACATGA
- a CDS encoding energy transducer TonB produces the protein MTQRETLSLAGSILVHLAVVFFLGASLVSPPRILNRVEIDLEGAKSPESDPGAQVPTPSKAPPMPQATALPTSTVVPLKISRPQEVAPAPLPVEPDGVLAAPDPTALPGPPAVAMINPSLPASPAGGAAGSGQGKAGSGRGSALEGYYAAVRQRVDDAKQYPQMAQQRRIQGQVVVAFGLTLDGHLTGDPKLVKSCGYGLLDSAALRAVRRGAPYPQFPGKAEDLKDMEVEVTFVLR, from the coding sequence ATGACCCAAAGGGAAACCCTGTCCCTGGCCGGATCGATACTCGTGCACCTCGCAGTGGTGTTCTTTCTCGGCGCCAGCCTGGTTTCGCCGCCGCGAATACTGAACAGGGTCGAGATCGATCTCGAGGGGGCAAAGAGCCCTGAAAGCGACCCGGGAGCGCAGGTGCCGACACCCTCGAAAGCGCCTCCCATGCCCCAGGCGACAGCGCTTCCCACCAGCACCGTGGTGCCGCTGAAAATCTCCCGGCCACAGGAGGTTGCTCCAGCCCCATTGCCGGTCGAGCCGGACGGCGTTCTGGCAGCTCCGGATCCGACCGCGCTGCCCGGTCCCCCGGCCGTGGCCATGATCAACCCGAGCCTGCCGGCCTCCCCGGCCGGAGGCGCAGCCGGGTCGGGCCAGGGCAAGGCCGGAAGCGGGCGGGGGTCGGCTCTTGAAGGCTATTATGCAGCCGTCAGACAGAGGGTCGATGATGCCAAACAGTACCCCCAGATGGCCCAGCAGCGCCGCATTCAGGGGCAGGTCGTGGTGGCCTTCGGCCTGACTCTGGATGGTCACCTGACAGGCGACCCAAAACTGGTGAAGAGCTGCGGCTATGGGCTGCTGGACAGCGCGGCTCTACGCGCCGTGCGCCGCGGCGCTCCCTATCCGCAATTTCCCGGAAAGGCTGAGGATCTCAAGGATATGGAAGTCGAGGTGACTTTCGTTTTGCGATGA
- a CDS encoding YIP1 family protein: MNIFTDRMIRAAKLDVNLFEEVESDKEALRQAMGVVVLSSLAAGVGSISTLGIGGILLGTLAALVGWLFWAWLTYFIGTKFLAEPQTEADLGELLRTTGFSSSPGLIRVLGVIPGLGTVIVVVASIWMLVAMVIAVRQALDYKSTFRAFGVCVIGWIIQAVILLLLFALLPAR, from the coding sequence ATGAACATTTTTACCGATCGGATGATTCGCGCGGCGAAATTGGATGTCAACCTGTTTGAAGAGGTTGAATCCGACAAGGAAGCTTTGCGGCAGGCAATGGGGGTTGTTGTTCTATCCAGCCTGGCCGCCGGGGTGGGAAGTATCAGCACCCTCGGGATTGGGGGCATACTGCTCGGGACCCTTGCCGCCCTTGTCGGGTGGTTGTTCTGGGCCTGGCTCACCTACTTTATTGGAACGAAATTCCTGGCAGAACCTCAAACCGAGGCCGACCTTGGAGAATTGTTGAGAACCACCGGCTTTTCGAGTTCGCCCGGTTTGATTCGAGTCTTGGGCGTCATCCCAGGCTTGGGAACGGTCATTGTTGTAGTGGCCTCAATCTGGATGCTGGTGGCAATGGTGATAGCGGTCAGGCAGGCCCTTGACTACAAAAGCACCTTTCGGGCCTTTGGCGTTTGTGTAATCGGTTGGATTATTCAGGCCGTTATTCTGTTGCTGCTGTTTGCGCTTTTGCCTGCACGATAA